The Fibrobacter succinogenes genome has a segment encoding these proteins:
- a CDS encoding glycosyl hydrolase family 5: protein MKNKFFKTLAIFGLSFIAWNCSEDLASTPQDTGAILTPKPALEVDQSCWKITVGTQTFLIVPNGTGTYLVTNENSIPVGTFDVATNTIVDANGNTIVANVNLATLPIVNPDKTITNPDGSKTDLLGNKISGGVVTPNSSSAANSGSGIIVSSSSVFISGPSSSSAKTPNPVASSSSQKIDPPKPASSSSQQQPKSSSAKSDKQCNGQCYDSASDKCVGYHDQQTGSKGEKYAYDESCKLNCYYDPNNQNCQNMTGAAPASSSSQQQQPKSSSSVKSSSSTQQPKSSSSQPKSSSSQLKSSSSSAPKSSSSQSNPNASAEEAQYLNAGAGGQQGFATRYWDCCMPHCAWPEHGGAAKTCDAKGKTPIGNTNGSICSGGQGTTCTSQIPIIVSDKLAYAFAATPGNDATCGKCFALTFTGTGKYETKANHQALKGKTLVVMASNIGYDVQGGQFDIMIPGGGVGAFNGCAGMGWGAQGKQYGGLLSDCEEEVGYNGDLLTKRKECLTKKCNSSFANDPQAKEGCLFLATWMEAAGNPNHTYKEVPCPQALKAQF from the coding sequence ATGAAGAATAAATTTTTCAAAACCCTCGCCATTTTCGGCCTTTCCTTTATTGCATGGAACTGTTCCGAAGATCTCGCCTCCACACCACAAGACACTGGAGCAATACTCACACCAAAACCAGCGCTTGAAGTAGATCAAAGCTGCTGGAAGATTACGGTAGGCACACAGACTTTCTTGATTGTGCCCAACGGAACAGGCACTTATCTTGTCACCAACGAAAATAGCATTCCTGTCGGCACATTCGATGTCGCTACGAATACCATCGTTGATGCAAACGGCAATACGATTGTTGCCAACGTGAACCTCGCGACGCTTCCCATCGTGAATCCGGATAAGACCATCACCAACCCTGATGGTTCCAAGACTGATCTTCTGGGAAATAAAATTTCAGGCGGAGTCGTTACGCCAAACTCCTCTTCCGCAGCAAATTCTGGCTCAGGCATTATCGTAAGTAGCTCGTCTGTATTCATTTCGGGCCCGAGTTCTAGCTCTGCCAAGACTCCGAACCCGGTTGCCTCTTCCTCTTCGCAGAAGATTGACCCGCCAAAGCCGGCAAGCTCTTCTTCGCAGCAACAGCCAAAATCTTCCTCCGCCAAGTCGGACAAGCAATGCAACGGCCAATGCTACGACAGCGCCTCGGATAAATGCGTTGGATATCACGACCAACAGACGGGATCTAAAGGCGAAAAATACGCCTACGATGAATCCTGCAAATTAAACTGCTATTACGACCCGAACAATCAGAATTGCCAAAACATGACTGGCGCCGCACCGGCAAGCAGCTCGTCTCAACAGCAACAGCCGAAGTCCAGCTCCAGCGTGAAGTCCTCTTCGTCTACGCAACAGCCGAAGTCTTCCAGCAGTCAACCGAAGTCTTCTAGCAGCCAGCTGAAATCCTCTAGCAGCAGTGCTCCCAAATCTTCGAGCTCACAGAGCAACCCCAACGCTTCCGCTGAAGAAGCCCAGTACCTCAATGCAGGCGCCGGTGGACAGCAGGGCTTTGCCACCCGTTATTGGGATTGCTGCATGCCTCACTGTGCATGGCCGGAACACGGCGGCGCTGCCAAGACTTGCGATGCCAAGGGCAAGACCCCGATCGGCAACACGAATGGTAGCATCTGCTCCGGTGGCCAGGGCACCACTTGCACAAGCCAGATTCCTATAATCGTGAGCGACAAGCTCGCCTACGCGTTCGCTGCAACTCCGGGTAACGATGCAACATGCGGCAAGTGCTTCGCTCTCACCTTTACCGGTACAGGCAAGTACGAAACCAAGGCAAACCACCAGGCACTCAAGGGCAAGACTCTCGTCGTGATGGCATCCAACATCGGTTACGATGTGCAGGGTGGCCAGTTCGACATCATGATTCCGGGCGGTGGCGTAGGTGCATTTAACGGCTGTGCAGGCATGGGTTGGGGTGCACAAGGCAAACAGTACGGCGGTCTCCTTTCCGACTGCGAAGAAGAAGTTGGCTACAACGGCGACCTTCTCACCAAGCGTAAAGAATGCCTCACCAAGAAATGCAACAGCTCCTTTGCAAACGACCCCCAAGCCAAGGAAGGCTGCCTCTTCCTCGCTACATGGATGGAAGCCGCAGGCAACCCGAACCACACTTATAAAGAAGTTCCATGCCCGCAAGCTCTTAAGGCACAATTCTAA